The segment GCTGTCGATCCGGTAGTCGGTCGTCTCGTAGGCGTCGTCGCTCACGCCGGCCTCGTCGAGGTTCGACCGGAGCGCGTCGGCCGTCGATTCGAGGTCGTCTCGGACCGCGCCGGGATCGTCACCCTCCGCGACGGCCGCGACCCGGACCACGGCGCGGTCCGGCGGCGCGTCGGCCCCGCCGACCGCGTCGACCGAGATCGTTCGATCCGCGGCGTCGTCCGGCGATTGTGCGCCGATCGGCGAGACCACCGCGACGCCGACGAGCGTCATCGCCAGGATTGAAACCAGGATTATCAGTACAGCGAGTCTGTCGCGTTGCATAGCCGGACCAACGACGGGATCGGCCGTATAGACGACGGAGAGTCAAACGGCCGTTTGAGTCATGCGGGACACCGATCACCGCGGTCAGCCCGCGCGCTCTATTTCGACGTACAACACCTGCACGTCCGCGTCGATCCCGTGGTCGGTCCCGAGTCGGCGTTCGATGTCCGTCGCCAAGCCGCGCCGTGGAGCGTCCGGCGGGACGCCGACCGTGACGATGACCTCGGTGGGGCGATGAAAGAGGAAGTCGTCGGTTTGCGTCTGAACGTCGAGTTCGATGAGTTCGGCGTTCGAGTAGGCCGGATCCTCGAGTTCCGTGGCGACGCCGTCGCGGATCTCCTGTTCGGTCTGAGCGATCTGGTAGGAGTCGTAGGTGACGCCGCCGAGGAACACCGACAACAGCGCGATGGCGAAGACGAGGACGGCGACGCGCTTCAGCGTCGCCATCCTGGCGCGGTCGTGTCTGAAGAACTGCTCGGGACGGTACCCGGCGTACCACAGCACGACGAGCGCGGCGAGATTGATCGAGAGGACGTTGACCGCGACGAGGACGCCCGACCCGACCGCGAGCGCCGGGTTGCCGTAGGCGATCCCGATCCCGACCGTCGCGGCGGGCGGGATCAACGCGACGGCGATCATGACGCCGACGAGCGCCGACGAGACGCCGGTCATCAGGCTCACGGCACCGGCGATCCCCGCGCCGATCGCGACCGCGAGCGAGAGCACGCTCGGCGAGAGCCGCTCGGCGACTTCAGAGAGCGTGAGCGGGTCCAGCCCCGGCGGCACGAGGTTCGTCAGTTTGACGAACATCGCGAAGACCGTCGCGGACGCGACCGCGAGTACGACCCCGAAGAGTTGGAGGCCGACGCCTCGGCGGAACAGCTCTCCGTCGTCGATGACGCTCCCGACGGCAGCGGCCATCGCCGGTCCGATGAGCGGCGCGATCACCATCGAGCCGACCACGGTCGCGGGGGAGTCAAGCAGGAGTCCGGCCGTTGCGATCACCGCCGAAACAACGGTCATGATGATGTACGTCGGCAGCGCGGCAGCGAGTTCCTCCGCACGGGACTCCAGCTCTTGGCGCGCGATTCGCTCCTCGTTTTCTTCTTTCCCGGCGTACTCCTCGGTGAGCGCCTCGAACCGCTCGGACTCGACCGTCTCGGCGCTGATGACGACGGTGTACGCCTCCCGTTCGAGGCCGACGTTCCGGAGCTGTTCGAGTACCGGCTCGACGGCGCTCGTCGGCAGCGGGAAGTACGCGACGGCGGTGTACCCTCGCCCGCTGGTCTCGTCGGTGACGACGTAGTCGATCCCCTCCTCGTCCAGGAGTCTCAGGACGGTTTGGCGTTTCCCGGTTGGGATCGTCACTTGAACGAGTCGCACGCCGTAGGCGTCGCTCCCCGAGCCGATAAACCCAACCGTTCGGTGGGCTTCACGAACCGGACGCGGACCGTGGCGGCACAACGGCTAGGTGGACGGCGGACACATCGTCGCACACGTCCATCGAGTTCGAGCGGTCGGCCGACGAAGCGCGTTTCAAGAGTCCCCTCGAGGAGTTCGAGACGGTGTCCGAGGAGATCGGGCACCGGAGCGATCCGCTGACGGGGCGCAGCGTCAGAGTCGTCCCACAGACGGCTCCGAACCCCGATCCGGACGGCGCGCCGGAGCCCGAAATCGGCGACGTGGCGTGGATCGCGCCGTTCGCCCCGCTGGGGCAGTGGCACGTCGCCGGCGTCGCCGACGCGACCGGGCTGTTGGACCCGGAGGAAAGAGCCGTCGAGGACGTCGCGACCAGGATCGCGAACGTGCTCGACTACTCTAAACGGTACACGATCAGCGGACGATCGACGCTGCGCCCGAAACGTGCACCCTCGAGGTCGCGGCGCACTTCGAGTAGCCGCGCGGCGCATAGCCGGGGGCGATCGGCCCGGTCGATCGAACCGTCCGAATCCACCGGATCGGTCGGCTTATACGCGTCACCGGCCAACGGCGGGTATGTTCGAGACGCGCCCCGACCGCGACGCCGAGGTGGTCCTCATCGGGCGGTCCAACGTGGGCAAGTCGACGCTGATGCGAGAGATCACGGGTCACACGTTCGACACGGGCGGCAAGCCGGGCGTCACAAAGAAGCCGAACCATTACGACTGGTCGTCGGAAGACTTCGTCATCACCGACCTCCCCGGCTTCGGGTTCATGTCCGGCGTCCCCGACGACGTCCGCGAACGGATCAAAACCGACGTGGTGCGATACATCGAGGCGAACGCCGAGAAGATCCTCGTCGGGATCTTGGTCGTGGACGGCAAGTCCGTGATCGACATCATCGACCGACACTCCGGGCCGGACGAGATCCCCCACGACGTCGAGATGTTCGGCTTCCTCCAGGAGCTCGAAATTCCCGCGGTCGTCGCGGTCAACAAGATGGACAAGGTCGACGACCGCGACGAGCGCCTCGACGCGCTGGCCGAACGGCTCGGCCTCTACACCCCGTGGCAGCAGTTCGCCGAGACCATCGCACCGGTCTCGGCGAAGCGCGGATCGGTCGACCCGCTCAACGAGGCCGTCCGAGAGCACCTCCACGAGGCGAAGCGAGACGACCTGTTCAAGTTCTTCTGACGGTCGTCGCCACGCTGGCTAGTTTTCTGGCCGATCCTTCGAGAGGAACTGTCCCCACAGATCGCGGCGGTCCGCGATCTCCCGATAGGCCCGCTCGCGAAACCGCTCGTAATCCTCGAACTGGCCGAGAAATCGGGTCAGATCGCGCGTTCCCGGCGGCACGTCGGCCCGCGCGAACGTCTGTTCGGCCGCCGCGCCGCAGGAGTAGACCGCCTCGTCGGTCAACAGGTGCACACACGACTCGTAGTCGTCGGGGAGTCGCGCGCGCTGGTCGTCGGTGAGATCGGAAAAGCCGACCAACTCCAGGTCGGTTCGCCGTCCGAAGTAGTCGGCCCACCAGGTGCAGAATCCACAGTCGTCGTCGTAGACGAGCACGTCGCCGCTCATGCGCACTCGTTACACCGCGAGACTCATATGTACCCCGGAACGATCGCGCACAATCGCGCCCGCGCCGCCGGGTCCGTCGGTTCCTCACCGCGGTCGATCGGCGGGACCGGTCCGGAGTCCGACCGGAACGTTTGTGTATTGTGCAATATATACAATACACTAATGAGCCACGTAGCGCGAAGACGAAGGAACGGCCGTCGGAAGACGCTCCCGACT is part of the Natronomonas salsuginis genome and harbors:
- a CDS encoding TIGR00341 family protein; the protein is MRLVQVTIPTGKRQTVLRLLDEEGIDYVVTDETSGRGYTAVAYFPLPTSAVEPVLEQLRNVGLEREAYTVVISAETVESERFEALTEEYAGKEENEERIARQELESRAEELAAALPTYIIMTVVSAVIATAGLLLDSPATVVGSMVIAPLIGPAMAAAVGSVIDDGELFRRGVGLQLFGVVLAVASATVFAMFVKLTNLVPPGLDPLTLSEVAERLSPSVLSLAVAIGAGIAGAVSLMTGVSSALVGVMIAVALIPPAATVGIGIAYGNPALAVGSGVLVAVNVLSINLAALVVLWYAGYRPEQFFRHDRARMATLKRVAVLVFAIALLSVFLGGVTYDSYQIAQTEQEIRDGVATELEDPAYSNAELIELDVQTQTDDFLFHRPTEVIVTVGVPPDAPRRGLATDIERRLGTDHGIDADVQVLYVEIERAG
- the engB gene encoding GTP-binding protein EngB — encoded protein: MFETRPDRDAEVVLIGRSNVGKSTLMREITGHTFDTGGKPGVTKKPNHYDWSSEDFVITDLPGFGFMSGVPDDVRERIKTDVVRYIEANAEKILVGILVVDGKSVIDIIDRHSGPDEIPHDVEMFGFLQELEIPAVVAVNKMDKVDDRDERLDALAERLGLYTPWQQFAETIAPVSAKRGSVDPLNEAVREHLHEAKRDDLFKFF
- a CDS encoding DCC1-like thiol-disulfide oxidoreductase family protein, encoding MSGDVLVYDDDCGFCTWWADYFGRRTDLELVGFSDLTDDQRARLPDDYESCVHLLTDEAVYSCGAAAEQTFARADVPPGTRDLTRFLGQFEDYERFRERAYREIADRRDLWGQFLSKDRPEN